In Carbonactinospora thermoautotrophica, the genomic stretch CGCTCCTGCGCGCCACGACGGACCTGAGCGATCCGGCCCTGTACCGGTCGCCCGCGGTGCTCGGGGTCGCCCGCGCCGTCGGGCACGCGCTGGTCGTTCCCCCGCAAGACCCGCGGGATGAGGCGGCGGCCCACGCTCCGACGCCCGACACCCATGCCATGCGGGACGGCTGTTACGGCGCCGTCCACAAGCTCGCCGCGGGACATCTGGTCTGCGTCGTCGGCTCGGACGCCCGACTGGTCACCCGCCATCTCGAAGCCCTGGTCACGCCGCTGTTGGAGCAGGCTGGCGGGGCGTCCGGCGGCCACCGGCGCCCGCGCGCATGAGCCGCTCGGCACCGCGCCGCCGGAAACGAGTCCACCCCGGCCGCCACAGAACCGAGGTCGTCCCCACAGGACCGAGGTCGTCCACGGTACGAGCCCGATCGAATCGGCTCCGCAAGGCCACCCGCGCTTCCCCACGAGCAAGCCGTGATCAAGAGGACCGGATCAGCTCACGGGCGCTGACCGAAAGACCCTGACTAGAGGTCGTTGCCGGCGTAGGAGAGGTTGAAGCTTTTATTGGCCAGGGGGAAGTCGGGGACGATGGTGTCGGCGAGGGCGACCGGGAGAGCCGGCCAGTTGAAGAAGGACGGGTCGACGATCTTGACCCGGGTGAGGGTGTGGTCGGGGCTGAGTTCGACGCGGTGGGTGATGGCGCCGCGCCAGCCTTCGACGACGCCGACGCCGGAGGCGGCGGGAGCACGGCCGGGCATGGGTGCGACGTGACGGCCGGGGGTGGCGCCGGGGATGAGGTGGGTGAGGATCGCCAGGGAAGCGTCGATCTCGTCGGCGCGGATGAGGAAGCGGGCGAGCACGTCGCCGCTGGTACGGGTGGGCACGCTGAGGACGCTGCCCAGGTCGAGGAAGGGGTGGGCGTGGCGGGCATCGTAGTCCAGGCCGCTGGCGCGGGCGACGTAGCCGAGGGTGCCGATGTCGCGGGCCTGGGCGAGGGTGAGGACGGCGGTACCGGTGAACCGGTCACGGACCACGGTGTGGCCCAGGGCAAGGTCGATGATCTGGCGGATGTCGGCACCGATGGCCCGCAACTGGTCGGGGTGGGGCAGCTCGTGGACGGCGGCGCCGCCCAGTTGGACGCCGCCGCGTAGCAGCCGGTGTCCGGTGACGTCGGCGTTCAGGCGCAGCAGGGTTTCGCGGATGCGCAGCGCGTGGGCGTGCAGGACGGAGTGGCCGACGTCGTTGCACAGGGCGCCGATGTCGCCGACGTGGTTGTACAGGCGCTCCAGTTCGAGCAGGATCGCGCGCAGCCGGCGGGCTTGGGTGGGCACCGGCCAGCCCAGGGCGTCTTCGACGGCCAGGCAGTAGGCCAGGGCGTGGCCGACGGCGGTGTCGCCGCTGACCCGTTCGGCCAGCGGCAGGCGCGCGGCCGGCTGGTGGTGTTCGAAGAGTTTCTCGATGCCTTTGTGGACGAACCACAGTCGGGCTTTGAGCTTGAGAATGGTTTCGCCCACCACGGAGAAGCGGAAGTGGCCGGGTTCGATGAGGCCGGCGTGGACGGGGCCGACGGGGATCTCGTACACGCCGGGACCCTCGACGGTGAGGAACGGGTAGGGGGCCTCGGGGTCGCCGAAGGGGGGCGGGGGGCCGGCGTCGGCGCGCATCGGGTACCAGCCGCGGGGCCAATGCTGGTGTCGGACCAGGCGGCGGGGCAGCGGGTGGTGCAGCGGCACGACCCCGTACAGGTCGTGCATTTCGCGTTCGAACCGGCTGGCGGGGAAGGAAAACTCGGCGAGGCTGGGCAGCGTGGGGGTGTCGGGGTCCAGGAGCAGGTGCAGTTCGACGCGCTGGTCCGGGGGGCCGGCGGTGAACAGGTACACCACCCGGACAGCCCCGCCGCCGGCTGCCGCGGCGGAGGCGCCGCCCGGTGTGCCGGGGTGGTCGTGGTGGGCGGCGACCAGGGCGATCCGGTACCCGGCGGTGAGCAGGCCGGCTACCCGGTGGTGCAGCTCAGCAGCGGTGATGTCGACGGCGTACCGGTTCGGGCTCACCTGCCGAGCGCCGGACAGCACCTGGTACGAGCGGTGGCCGGGGCGGGTCCTGGATTCGGGGGTTGGGCTGGCGGGGCGGCTGATGTGGTGCGTCATGGCTCAGGGTGCTCCCACGAGGGTGGCGGCTGCGTGCAGGAGAGGCTGCAGTGGGCCGAGTACGAGACCGAGCGCGGCGCAGGCGAGCAGCCCTACGGCCAGCGGCGCGATCCCGCGAGCCGGGTCCGCCACGGTCGCGGCGGTGTGGGCGGCGGGGCCGCCCAGCAACATGGTGGCGCCGTGGCGGGCGAGCGCGGCGAAGATGACGAGGACGAACCCGAAGGCCGCGGCCACGGCCCAGCCGAGTCCGGCGGCGGTCGCGGCGCGGGCGATTCCGAGTTCGGAGGCGAACAGGCTGAACGGGGGCAGGCCGAGCAGGGCCACCAAGCCGAGGCCGAAGGCCGCGGCCAGGGCGGGATGCTCGGTGAGCAGGCCGCGCACGGCGGCGATCCGGCTGGTGCGGGTGACGCTGAGGATGCGCCCGGCGCCGCAGAACAGGACGGCCTTGCCCAAGCCGTGGCCGAGGATGTGCAGCAGGACGGCGGCGATGGCGAGCCGGCTGCCGGTGGCCGCGCCGAGGGCGACCAGGCCCATGTGTTCGATGCTGGAGTAGGCGAGCATGCGTTTGTAGTCGCGTTGGCTGATCAGCAGCAGTGCGGCGATCGCCAGCGAGGCGAGGGCCGCGGCCAGCAGCAGGGCACGGGTGTAGCCGG encodes the following:
- a CDS encoding hydrogenase large subunit, whose product is MTHHISRPASPTPESRTRPGHRSYQVLSGARQVSPNRYAVDITAAELHHRVAGLLTAGYRIALVAAHHDHPGTPGGASAAAAGGGAVRVVYLFTAGPPDQRVELHLLLDPDTPTLPSLAEFSFPASRFEREMHDLYGVVPLHHPLPRRLVRHQHWPRGWYPMRADAGPPPPFGDPEAPYPFLTVEGPGVYEIPVGPVHAGLIEPGHFRFSVVGETILKLKARLWFVHKGIEKLFEHHQPAARLPLAERVSGDTAVGHALAYCLAVEDALGWPVPTQARRLRAILLELERLYNHVGDIGALCNDVGHSVLHAHALRIRETLLRLNADVTGHRLLRGGVQLGGAAVHELPHPDQLRAIGADIRQIIDLALGHTVVRDRFTGTAVLTLAQARDIGTLGYVARASGLDYDARHAHPFLDLGSVLSVPTRTSGDVLARFLIRADEIDASLAILTHLIPGATPGRHVAPMPGRAPAASGVGVVEGWRGAITHRVELSPDHTLTRVKIVDPSFFNWPALPVALADTIVPDFPLANKSFNLSYAGNDL